One Malus sylvestris chromosome 14, drMalSylv7.2, whole genome shotgun sequence DNA segment encodes these proteins:
- the LOC126598908 gene encoding DET1- and DDB1-associated protein 1-like — protein MGSLFGDWPSYNPHNFSQLRPSDPSNPSKMTPATYHPTHDRTLPPPDQVITNEAKNILLRHMYQHSEEKLRQKRAAPEKLSPEPGCKQLRSSVSDNA, from the exons ATGGGGTCTTTGTTCGGTGACTGGCCGTCGTATAACCCTCACAACTTCAGCCAGCTCCGACCGTCTGATCCTTCAAATCCTTCT AAAATGACACCTGCAACCTACCATCCTACCCACGACCGGACTCTTCCGCCACCTGATCAAG TGATAACTAATGAAGCCAAGAACATCCTTTTGAGGCACATGTATCAGCATTCTGAAGAGAAG TTGAGGCAAAAGCGGGCAGCGCCAGAAAAACTTTCACCAGAGCCTGGATGCAAGCAACTTAGGTCTTCTGTTTCAGATAATGCCTAG
- the LOC126598903 gene encoding G-patch domain-containing protein 1, with protein sequence MASPEAPLCYVGVARKSAAFRLMKQMGWEEGEGLGKDKQGIKGYVRVKNKQDTTGVGVEKPNQWAFDTTQFDSILKRLKVQAAQPSDEVAEPNATQEESDTELPSDVKEPVAKATRPQGRYKKRERGKLVNAYSSKDIEGILVRRAASPGINFDLDGEVGSDKASEIQVISPEGEVCKEIPLDWWGHKYGFIRGGLLGAEMKRRKLEISQNGNERKMFHEDDQVNLYNLVQDKSTTGKQGLGIKDRKKKVAGCYFEGKKTSFNDSDDEDSADLGSPVKQKGDESLKMESSNEPKLKLKKLCKQLLREASGESLKLKTLKALIDEHSSSVFSNFSSKRDALAYLRQKLEGSKTFVVEGKNVSLPSRRG encoded by the exons atgGCCTCACCCGAAGCCCCTCTCTGTTACGTCGGTGTCGCCAGAAAATCCGCCGCTTTCCGCCTTATGAAACAAATG GGatgggaagaaggagaaggtCTTGGGAAAGACAAGCAGGGGATCAAAGGTTATGTCAGAGTCAAGAACAAGCAGGACACTACTG GTGTTGGTGTGGAGAAGCCTAACCAATGGGCATTCGATACGACCCAATTCGATAGTATCCTCAAAAGATTGAAAGTT CAAGCAGCGCAACCCAGCGATGAAG TTGCTGAGCCGAACGCCACTCAAGAGGAAAGTGATACTGAATTGCCTAGTGATGTTAAGGAACCTGTTGCCAAGGCTACTCGCCCACAGGGAAG ATATAAGAAAAGAGAACGAGGAAAGCTTGTCAATGCATATTCTTCTAAGGATATTGAAGGAATCCTT GTCAGAAGGGCGGCGTCTCCAGGGATTAATTTCGATCTGGATGGAGAAGTAGGGTCAGACAAGGCATCTGAAATTCAAGTTATATCCCCTGAAG GAGAAGTATGCAAAGAAATTCCTCTAGATTGGTGGGGCCATAAATATGGGTTTATTCGCGGAGGTTTGCTTGGAGCAgagatgaaaagaagaaaattagaaATATCTCAAAATGGTaatgagagaaaaatgtttcaCGAGGATGATCAAGTAAATCTTTACAATCTTGTTCAG GATAAATCCACAACTGGAAAGCAAGGACTAGGCATCAAGGACCGGAAAAAGAAAGTAGCTGGTTGCTACTTTGAgggaaaaaaaacttcatttaatGATAGTGATGATGAAGATTCTGCTGATCTTGGTTCTCctgtgaaacaaaaaggagatGAATCTTTGAAAATGGAAAGTAGCAACGAACCAAAACTGAAGCTGAAAAAGCTTTGTAAACAGCTCCTTCGTGAG GCATCTGGAGAGTCATTGAAGCTGAAAACGTTGAAAGCTTTGATCGATGAACATTCATCTTCTGTTTTCTCCAACTTTTCTTCAAAGAGAGATGCTCTTGCTTACTTGAGACAAAAG CTGGAAGGCAGCAAAACTTTTGTGGTGGAAGGGAAAAATGTGAGTCTCCCATCGAGGAGGGGCTGA
- the LOC126598902 gene encoding meiotic recombination protein SPO11-2 isoform X1, with protein MEDDCKSSLNFFSDQQLCYADILAPPEAIARIQVAVLNFLRILTSPAPAISDLPLVTRKSSNRRFNQGLLTQTSWIFLTNALCTRSLSRPNAARAFIRVWKLMAMCSRILGLDKKVTQRELFYKLLCDSPDYFSSQSQVNRTIQDVVALLRCSRYSLGIMASSRGLVAGRLQLQEPNQDVVDCAACGFSGHNISGDLNSLEKLMMKTDARYIIVVEKHAIFQRLVEDRVFNQIPSILITARGYPDIATRILLHRMSRAFPDLPMLALVDWNPAGLAILCTFKFGSIGMGLEAYRYACNVKWLGLRGEDLELVPEQALVPLKPKDLQIAKSLISSEILQVPKISGLQENYRAELTWMVESGQRAEIEALYSQGYDYLGKFIARKIVQANYI; from the exons ATGGAAGACGACTGCAAATCCTCCTTGAATTTCTTCTCCGATCAACAGCTCTGCTACGCCGACATCCTCGCTCCGCCGGAGGCCATTGCCCGAATCCAAGTCGCCGTCCTCAACTTCCTCCGAATCCTGACCTCTCCGGCTCCCGCAATCTCCGACCTTCCTCTC GTCACTAGAAAATCAAGCAACCGCCGCTTCAATCAAGGCCTGCTCACTCAGACTTCGTGGATTTTCCTGACGAACGCTCTCTGCACTAGGTCTCTCTCACGACCGAACGCCGCCAGAGCTTTTATCAGAG TGTGGAAGTTGATGGCGATGTGCTCTCGGATTTTGGGGCTGGATAAGAAGGTCACGCAGAGGGAGCTCTTCTACAAGTTGCTCTGCGATTCACCGGATTATTTCTCGTCTCAGTCGCAGGTGAATCGGACTATCCAAG ATGTGGTGGCATTGCTGCGCTGCAGCCGTTACAGTCTCGGGATCATGGCATCTAGCCGAGGGCTTGTTGCCGGTCGCTTGCAGTTGCAG GAGCCAAACCAAGATGTTGTGGACTGTGCTGCCTGTGGATTTTCGGGGCATAATATCTCTGGGGACTTGAATTCCTTGGAGAAGTTGATGATGAAAACGGATGCGAGGTACATCATTGTGGTGGAGAAG CATGCAATTTTCCAGCGGTTGGTCGAGGACCGCGTGTTCAACCAAATTCCCAGCATTCTGATCACTGCCAGAGGGTACCCGGATATAGCAACAAG GATTCTTCTTCACCGGATGAGCAGAGCATTTCCCGACTTGCCAATGTTAGCACTGGTTGACTG GAACCCAGCTGGGCTAGCTATTTTATGCACATTCAAGTTTGGAAGCATAGGGATGGGCCTGGAGGCTTACAGATATG CTTGCAACGTGAAGTGGTTGGGGCTGCGAGGCGAAGACCTAGAGCTCGTACCCGAACAAGCTTTAGTTCCATTGAAACCAAAGGACCTCCAGATTGCCAAGAGCTTGATCTCATCGGAGATCTTGCAG GTTCCGAAAATATCTGGATTGCAGGAGAATTACAGGGCAGAGCTGACATGGATGGTTGAGAGTGGTCAGAGGGCAGAAATTGAAGCTCTGTATTCTCAAGGTTACGATTACCTGGGGAAGTTCATCGCAAGAAAAATTGTGCAAGCCAACTACATCTGA
- the LOC126598902 gene encoding meiotic recombination protein SPO11-2 isoform X2: MEDDCKSSLNFFSDQQLCYADILAPPEAIARIQVAVLNFLRILTSPAPAISDLPLVTRKSSNRRFNQGLLTQTSWIFLTNALCTRSLSRPNAARAFIRVWKLMAMCSRILGLDKKVTQRELFYKLLCDSPDYFSSQSQVNRTIQDVVALLRCSRYSLGIMASSRGLVAGRLQLQEPNQDVVDCAACGFSGHNISGDLNSLEKLMMKTDARYIIVVEKHAIFQRLVEDRVFNQIPSILITARGYPDIATRILLHRMSRAFPDLPMLALVDWNPAGLAILCTFKFGSIGMGLEAYRYACNVKWLGLRGEDLELVPEQALVPLKPKDLQIAKSLISSEILQENYRAELTWMVESGQRAEIEALYSQGYDYLGKFIARKIVQANYI, from the exons ATGGAAGACGACTGCAAATCCTCCTTGAATTTCTTCTCCGATCAACAGCTCTGCTACGCCGACATCCTCGCTCCGCCGGAGGCCATTGCCCGAATCCAAGTCGCCGTCCTCAACTTCCTCCGAATCCTGACCTCTCCGGCTCCCGCAATCTCCGACCTTCCTCTC GTCACTAGAAAATCAAGCAACCGCCGCTTCAATCAAGGCCTGCTCACTCAGACTTCGTGGATTTTCCTGACGAACGCTCTCTGCACTAGGTCTCTCTCACGACCGAACGCCGCCAGAGCTTTTATCAGAG TGTGGAAGTTGATGGCGATGTGCTCTCGGATTTTGGGGCTGGATAAGAAGGTCACGCAGAGGGAGCTCTTCTACAAGTTGCTCTGCGATTCACCGGATTATTTCTCGTCTCAGTCGCAGGTGAATCGGACTATCCAAG ATGTGGTGGCATTGCTGCGCTGCAGCCGTTACAGTCTCGGGATCATGGCATCTAGCCGAGGGCTTGTTGCCGGTCGCTTGCAGTTGCAG GAGCCAAACCAAGATGTTGTGGACTGTGCTGCCTGTGGATTTTCGGGGCATAATATCTCTGGGGACTTGAATTCCTTGGAGAAGTTGATGATGAAAACGGATGCGAGGTACATCATTGTGGTGGAGAAG CATGCAATTTTCCAGCGGTTGGTCGAGGACCGCGTGTTCAACCAAATTCCCAGCATTCTGATCACTGCCAGAGGGTACCCGGATATAGCAACAAG GATTCTTCTTCACCGGATGAGCAGAGCATTTCCCGACTTGCCAATGTTAGCACTGGTTGACTG GAACCCAGCTGGGCTAGCTATTTTATGCACATTCAAGTTTGGAAGCATAGGGATGGGCCTGGAGGCTTACAGATATG CTTGCAACGTGAAGTGGTTGGGGCTGCGAGGCGAAGACCTAGAGCTCGTACCCGAACAAGCTTTAGTTCCATTGAAACCAAAGGACCTCCAGATTGCCAAGAGCTTGATCTCATCGGAGATCTTGCAG GAGAATTACAGGGCAGAGCTGACATGGATGGTTGAGAGTGGTCAGAGGGCAGAAATTGAAGCTCTGTATTCTCAAGGTTACGATTACCTGGGGAAGTTCATCGCAAGAAAAATTGTGCAAGCCAACTACATCTGA